One Planctomycetota bacterium DNA window includes the following coding sequences:
- a CDS encoding glycerol kinase yields the protein ETTVLWDRATGRPVAPAIVWQSRVSAPICEQLKAAGAEPLVRRKTGLLLDPYFSGTKIKHLLDRDPTLRTRAERGEVLFGTVDSWLIWKLTGGRVHATDVSNASRTLLLDIHSLAWDDELLQLFTVPQAMLPEVRSS from the coding sequence GAGACGACGGTGCTGTGGGATCGCGCGACGGGCCGTCCGGTAGCGCCGGCCATTGTCTGGCAAAGCCGCGTCTCGGCCCCGATTTGCGAGCAATTAAAGGCCGCAGGGGCCGAACCGCTGGTGCGGCGCAAGACCGGCCTATTGTTGGACCCATACTTCTCGGGGACCAAGATTAAGCATCTTCTCGACCGCGATCCGACGCTGCGAACAAGGGCCGAGCGTGGTGAAGTGCTGTTCGGCACGGTCGATAGCTGGCTCATCTGGAAGCTGACCGGCGGGCGGGTCCACGCCACCGATGTCAGCAACGCCAGCAGGACGTTGCTGCTCGATATTCATTCGCTGGCCTGGGACGATGAACTCCTGCAACTGTTCACCGTGCCGCAAGCCATGCTGCCCGAGGTCCGCTCGTCG